ACTGTTATAACAGTGTAAATAAAGAGATAAAATAAATAACGAAATAAGAAATTTTATATACCGAAATGGTCATGTTATGCGCTAAAGCATAACTGGGAAGGGGGTGACAATCCCCCGCAGCCCCCGCTGCTGTGATGCTGACGACCCCGCTGTAACCACTGATCCACCGGATTGGGAAGGTGCGGGAGAGGATGACGCTAAGCCAGAAGACCAGCCAGATCGGTAAACGATATTCAACTCCTTCGGTGGGAAGCGGGTTGTCATCAGATGCGCGCAGCGGCGACGATGCGTTGGCGCACCTTTTTGACACTGCAGATCCCGCTTGAAATGGCGGGATTTTTTTATGCAACGGTCTGGCAAACAAGCCTTTATCATCGCAGGAACCGGTAGCGGATGCGGTAAAACCACCGTGACGCTCGGTCTGCTGCGCGCGTTGATGGCGCGTGGGCTGTCGGTACAGCCGTTCAAGGTGGGGCCTGATTACCTCGACACCGGTTGGCATAGCGCAGTGAGCGGTGTGATGTCCCGCAATCTTGATGCCTTTATGTTGCCGGTTGAAACCTTAAATGGGCTGTATAACCAGCATATGCGCCATGCCGATGTGGCGGTGATTGAAGGTGTCATGGGGCTGTATGACGGTTACGGCACCGATCCCAACTATTGCAGCAGTGCCGCGATGGCGAAGCAATTGGGGTGTCCGGTTATCTTACTGGTGGACGGCAAAGCGGTATCAACCTCGGTGGCGGCTACCGTGATGGGTTTCTGCCAGTTTGACCCTGATTTGGTGATTGCCGGGGTGATCGTCAACCGCGTTAATTCTGATAGTCATTACCAACTGCTGCGCCACGCTATCGAACACTATTGCGGTATCCCTGTGTTGGGCCGTGTGCCAGTGATGGATGATGTCGCCTTGCCATCACGCCATCTCGGGCTGGTCCCTGCGCAAGAGCGCGATGGTTCGAGGCCAAATCAACGTCTGCAACCTGACAGCGATCCGCGCTGGCAACGGCTGGCGCAGCAAATCGAGGAAACGATTGATCTCGACCGGCTATTAGCACTGACCCAGTGCGCGACGTTGCCAGCAGGAACCCCACCAACATTGCCGCCGCAAGCACTGGCTGAGGGCCTGACATTGGCGCTAGCCGATGATGAAGCCTTCAATTTCTATTACCCCGATAACCTTGATTTACTCGAGCAAGCTGGGGTGCGCATCCAACGTTTCAGTCCACTTCATGACCGCCAATTGCCCGATTGCCAAATGATCTATCTCGGTGGTGGCTATCCGGAAGTGCACGCCGCCAAACTGGCTGCGAACACCGCCATGCACAGCGCGTTACGGCAAGCCCATCACCAACAAATTCCCTTGTATGCCGAATGTGGTGGCTTGATGTATCTGGGCGAAGGGCTAACGGATGCGGATGCGCAGCACCATAGGATGGTCGGCATTCTGGCCGGTGAAAGCCATATGGGAAAACGCCTGACGCGTTTTGGTTACTGCCAAGCACAGGCGCGTACTGACACCCTTTTAGCCGCGCAAGGCGAGACGCTACGCGGCCATGAATTCCATTACTCCGATTTCACCAGCACCTTGACACCGGTCTTTGACAGCAGCAAGTGGCGTGATGGTGTTGCCATT
The window above is part of the Yersinia massiliensis genome. Proteins encoded here:
- a CDS encoding cobyrinate a,c-diamide synthase, yielding MQRSGKQAFIIAGTGSGCGKTTVTLGLLRALMARGLSVQPFKVGPDYLDTGWHSAVSGVMSRNLDAFMLPVETLNGLYNQHMRHADVAVIEGVMGLYDGYGTDPNYCSSAAMAKQLGCPVILLVDGKAVSTSVAATVMGFCQFDPDLVIAGVIVNRVNSDSHYQLLRHAIEHYCGIPVLGRVPVMDDVALPSRHLGLVPAQERDGSRPNQRLQPDSDPRWQRLAQQIEETIDLDRLLALTQCATLPAGTPPTLPPQALAEGLTLALADDEAFNFYYPDNLDLLEQAGVRIQRFSPLHDRQLPDCQMIYLGGGYPEVHAAKLAANTAMHSALRQAHHQQIPLYAECGGLMYLGEGLTDADAQHHRMVGILAGESHMGKRLTRFGYCQAQARTDTLLAAQGETLRGHEFHYSDFTSTLTPVFDSSKWRDGVAIQRWHSGYQVQRTQASYLHIHFAQRPGLLNGWLNAARSLL